In one Mucilaginibacter ginsenosidivorax genomic region, the following are encoded:
- a CDS encoding HlyD family secretion protein yields MPSIVFETPPPEKTDGSNSIIVLKTPPVGQNTILGNGIALKSPPQRHADDMQDIITAVPSWILRWGITLFFAILILLIGLAALIKYPDIIKTRLKIQSPNSPKPVVAKIPGKLVKLLVNENELVVKNEPLAFIESTGNHLQIMHLTQNLTKLQDDIATGKLINNSLFTQANSAALGELQAAYQTFYQDFITYQSAVNNGFYLKKKTYLEKDLADINRQTGQLQQSKAIQQRNFKLADDEYTMHKKLADQKVETQSELRQQEAKFLAQKSPLIQTESALVAANNSYTGKQKEILELDNQISEQKARFRQSLNSLISQAEDWENKYILRASQAGKISFPGIIQENQVLSTGQEVFYVNPGNEAFFGEMDIPQDNMGKVKEGQPVLIKLRSYPFEEYGLIKGKINYIAEVPYKDSVFVSKVDFKVGKPINNKRPIHLKQGMIAEAEIITEDATIFQRVTRSVFKIVANK; encoded by the coding sequence ATGCCTTCAATTGTATTTGAAACTCCACCACCCGAGAAAACTGATGGCTCGAACAGCATTATCGTTTTAAAAACTCCGCCCGTAGGCCAAAACACCATACTGGGGAATGGCATAGCTTTAAAGTCTCCGCCGCAAAGGCATGCCGATGATATGCAGGATATTATTACCGCCGTGCCATCATGGATATTACGTTGGGGCATTACGCTATTTTTTGCAATATTGATTTTATTAATTGGTTTGGCGGCCTTAATCAAATACCCGGATATTATTAAAACAAGGTTAAAAATTCAATCACCCAATTCGCCCAAGCCGGTTGTTGCAAAGATACCGGGCAAACTGGTTAAGCTTTTGGTAAACGAAAATGAACTGGTTGTAAAAAACGAGCCGCTGGCATTCATTGAGAGTACAGGCAACCATCTTCAAATAATGCACCTTACTCAAAATTTAACAAAGCTGCAAGATGATATTGCCACAGGTAAACTAATTAATAACAGCCTTTTTACGCAGGCGAACAGCGCAGCACTTGGTGAACTTCAAGCTGCTTACCAGACTTTTTACCAGGATTTTATTACCTATCAATCAGCGGTAAACAATGGGTTTTATCTAAAAAAGAAGACGTACCTTGAAAAAGATCTTGCCGATATAAACCGCCAAACCGGACAATTACAGCAAAGCAAAGCCATCCAGCAACGTAATTTTAAACTTGCAGATGATGAGTATACAATGCATAAAAAACTTGCCGATCAAAAGGTTGAAACCCAATCTGAACTACGCCAACAAGAAGCTAAATTTTTGGCTCAAAAATCACCGTTGATACAAACAGAGTCGGCGCTGGTTGCCGCCAATAATAGCTACACCGGAAAGCAAAAGGAAATTTTGGAATTGGATAACCAAATCAGCGAACAAAAAGCCAGGTTCAGGCAGTCGCTCAACAGTTTAATAAGCCAGGCCGAAGATTGGGAAAACAAATATATTCTCAGGGCGTCCCAGGCAGGTAAAATATCGTTTCCGGGTATTATCCAGGAAAACCAGGTACTAAGTACAGGGCAGGAAGTTTTTTATGTAAACCCCGGTAACGAAGCTTTCTTCGGCGAGATGGACATACCGCAAGACAATATGGGAAAAGTAAAGGAGGGACAGCCCGTACTTATAAAACTGAGGAGTTACCCGTTTGAGGAGTATGGTTTAATAAAAGGCAAAATAAATTACATCGCCGAGGTGCCTTATAAAGACAGTGTTTTTGTATCGAAAGTTGATTTTAAAGTAGGCAAACCGATAAATAATAAACGTCCTATTCATTTAAAACAAGGCATGATAGCCGAGGCCGAAATTATTACCGAAGATGCCACCATATTTCAGCGAGTTACCAGGAGCGTATTTAAAATAGTGGCTAATAAATAG
- a CDS encoding TlpA family protein disulfide reductase, whose amino-acid sequence MSSEVFIRVRIGLRTIYLIVAPGDNISFKYFDNPDKYKSLKFEGTNAAGQYWYNVYNFQPLDNYNHHGSLLLALATESKDQGLKKIGKFIFEQTQPLDSLYKLKQISPQFFLLAKTDIRDMHALNLIKGITTLQEKNKNSQLNDKYQRIKDALFCFAGPAKITNTQTYFGAMFLGYYYESKLEESNTNKSNSYKLGPYSGYQMAPAAIKNFLLGDILLFQKVIGTNEFNFTTAFAQYCNDFPESPYIALLRSLTLTAANAKTTKPGANISIDTATTYNTFNDIKRHFKGKSVYIDLWATWCVPCRAEFPYYPGLQPKLKQKSITSVFVSIDIPIMKTQWVNLVTQNHLDGYHILAGKSLQSDIKKIVYQQGQVSIPRYIILNKDGRVVSWDAPRPSNPALGKLLDKL is encoded by the coding sequence GTGTCATCTGAGGTATTTATCAGGGTACGGATTGGTTTAAGAACAATTTACTTAATTGTTGCCCCTGGCGATAATATCAGCTTCAAATATTTTGATAATCCTGATAAATATAAATCTTTAAAATTTGAAGGTACTAATGCTGCCGGCCAATACTGGTATAATGTATATAACTTTCAACCACTTGATAACTATAATCACCACGGAAGCCTTTTGCTGGCACTTGCAACCGAAAGTAAAGACCAGGGGCTAAAAAAAATAGGGAAATTTATTTTTGAGCAAACCCAGCCGCTTGATTCTTTATACAAATTAAAGCAAATAAGCCCCCAGTTTTTCCTGCTTGCTAAAACCGATATTCGGGATATGCACGCACTTAATTTAATTAAAGGCATAACCACTCTTCAGGAAAAGAACAAAAACAGTCAGTTAAATGACAAATACCAACGCATTAAAGATGCCTTATTCTGCTTTGCAGGCCCTGCCAAAATCACCAACACCCAAACATACTTTGGCGCTATGTTTTTAGGTTATTACTATGAATCCAAACTCGAAGAAAGCAATACCAACAAATCAAACAGCTATAAATTAGGCCCTTACAGCGGATACCAAATGGCTCCCGCTGCAATAAAAAACTTTTTATTGGGCGATATATTACTATTTCAAAAAGTAATCGGCACCAATGAATTCAATTTCACAACCGCCTTTGCTCAGTATTGTAATGATTTTCCCGAAAGTCCATATATAGCCCTGCTTAGGTCATTAACATTGACAGCCGCCAACGCCAAAACCACTAAACCGGGAGCAAACATTTCAATAGATACTGCCACCACTTACAATACCTTTAATGATATAAAACGGCATTTTAAAGGAAAGTCGGTTTATATTGATTTATGGGCAACGTGGTGCGTTCCTTGCCGGGCCGAGTTCCCTTACTATCCCGGCCTGCAGCCAAAGCTTAAACAAAAAAGCATAACATCGGTATTTGTATCTATAGATATACCAATAATGAAAACGCAATGGGTTAACCTTGTTACCCAGAACCATTTAGATGGCTATCATATCCTTGCGGGCAAAAGCTTACAGTCAGATATAAAGAAAATTGTTTATCAACAAGGGCAGGTATCCATCCCCCGTTACATTATTTTAAATAAGGATGGCAGGGTAGTTAGCTGGGATGCCCCAAGGCCCAGCAATCCAGCACTTGGCAAGTTGCTTGATAAATTGTAA
- a CDS encoding vitamin K epoxide reductase family protein, translating into MLFINNYENADAVAIMLLKCLRINIPAHEIVAELSKHPDYPSLLAISDVLQNFNVNNAAYQVSIHDAGKVPCPFITNLNRGDGEFIVVDKLTDGEVFFYNDKGKQKLPRTTFDKFFGGVVLTAEKSSDLLEQQAKTKLSVASYRLPAIIAGILIILSGSLITHSTYLANVTWQIIFLTIVKTSGLATTVLLLIQGIDGNNPLVQKLCQSVGKSNCNAVLTSKAANVFAWLSWSEVGFLYFAGTWLLLLFGNGSALVWYTLLVLNLVSLPYTFYSIYYQARIAKQWCLLCCTVQAILWLEFITMALSNVTGVPVFTAAGLSNIVICLLVPTILWAIVKPYLLRLQLLSPLKKQLRTFKYNVELFNNMLKAQPRYAMPAEDWSIVLGNAEANNIITMVTNPYCQPCSKTHQVLDNWLNQNPNLQARIIFTANNNDSDIKTPVSRHLMALNKLTDKTIVKHALHDWYGQKQKSYDAWAKAYPVQLNETEFYKIDQQKAWCQMAEVTATPALLLNGYRLPNIYQLPDLKYMLE; encoded by the coding sequence ATGCTGTTTATCAATAATTATGAAAATGCTGATGCCGTGGCCATCATGCTCCTAAAATGCTTACGGATAAATATTCCCGCTCATGAAATAGTAGCTGAATTAAGCAAACACCCAGACTATCCAAGTTTATTGGCTATAAGTGACGTATTACAAAATTTTAACGTGAATAATGCTGCCTACCAGGTTAGCATACACGATGCGGGTAAGGTACCCTGCCCTTTTATTACCAACCTTAACCGGGGCGACGGTGAGTTTATTGTAGTAGATAAATTGACCGACGGGGAAGTATTTTTTTATAACGACAAAGGAAAACAGAAATTACCACGCACTACTTTTGATAAGTTTTTTGGTGGCGTTGTGTTAACCGCCGAAAAAAGCAGCGATTTATTAGAGCAGCAGGCCAAAACAAAACTATCAGTCGCAAGCTATCGGTTACCTGCTATTATTGCAGGTATATTAATTATACTTTCAGGTTCATTAATTACCCATTCAACTTACCTTGCTAATGTAACATGGCAAATAATATTTTTAACCATAGTTAAAACATCCGGACTGGCTACCACTGTATTATTGCTTATCCAGGGTATTGACGGTAACAATCCATTAGTGCAAAAACTATGTCAAAGTGTGGGCAAAAGTAATTGCAATGCTGTTTTAACATCCAAAGCGGCAAACGTATTTGCATGGCTTAGCTGGAGCGAGGTTGGTTTTCTTTATTTTGCAGGCACGTGGTTGCTGTTGCTTTTTGGCAATGGCTCGGCTTTAGTTTGGTACACATTACTTGTACTTAACCTGGTAAGCCTGCCCTATACATTTTACTCTATTTATTACCAGGCGCGCATCGCAAAACAATGGTGCTTACTTTGTTGTACGGTGCAGGCTATTTTGTGGCTGGAGTTTATTACTATGGCTTTATCAAACGTAACCGGGGTGCCGGTGTTTACCGCCGCTGGCTTAAGCAACATAGTTATATGCCTGTTAGTGCCCACTATATTGTGGGCAATTGTAAAGCCTTACCTGCTCCGCCTACAGCTTTTATCCCCCCTGAAAAAACAATTACGCACATTTAAATACAATGTTGAATTGTTTAATAATATGCTTAAAGCACAGCCCCGGTACGCTATGCCTGCCGAAGACTGGAGCATTGTTTTGGGCAACGCCGAGGCTAACAATATCATTACAATGGTAACAAATCCATACTGCCAGCCATGTAGTAAAACCCACCAGGTACTTGATAACTGGCTTAACCAAAACCCCAATTTACAGGCGCGTATTATATTTACCGCCAATAATAACGACAGCGATATTAAAACCCCGGTAAGCCGTCACCTGATGGCGCTAAATAAGCTGACCGATAAAACCATTGTTAAACATGCCCTGCATGATTGGTACGGGCAAAAGCAAAAAAGCTACGACGCATGGGCAAAAGCTTACCCGGTGCAGCTGAATGAAACAGAATTTTATAAAATAGACCAGCAAAAAGCCTGGTGCCAAATGGCCGAGGTTACGGCAACACCGGCTTTATTACTTAACGGATACCGCCTTCCGAATATTTACCAACTACCCGATTTAAAATATATGCTTGAATAA
- a CDS encoding peptidase domain-containing ABC transporter has protein sequence MKPFVFYKQHDQMDCGPACLRMVAKHYGRNFRLQNLRELCEINKEGVSMLGMSDAIEKIGFRSLGVKLSIAGLKEAELPCILHWRQNHFVVLYKIKNNKFYIADPANGLVVINEDDFNRNWLSTADGNEGIALLLSPTPLFYEQEDEKGSELRWGFLLRYLVTYRQLVTQLLFGLGIGSLLQLITPFLTQSIVDIGINTRNLNFIYIILFAQTALIIGRASVDFIRSWILLHISTRVNISILTDFLIKLMKLPISFFDTKMTGDIMQRMNDQKKIEGFLTGSTLSTLFSLFNLLIFSVVLAYYNATIFLVFATCSALYTIWIMLFLKRRRELNYKSFDVASKNQSSIVQLVGGMQEIKLNNCEQQKRWEWEHIQARLFKFNVKSLALSQYQQGGATFINEGKNLLITFLSAQAVINGNLTLGAMVAVQYIVGQLSSPIEQLLGFIQGFQDARISLERLNEIHQMADEEPLDKEWNHTLPENKSLSLANITFRYPGAGNEPVLENISFQIPQGKTTAIVGMSGSGKTTVLKLLLRFYEPQKGEIKVGGHPINNIGFKTWRSQCGVVMQDGFIFSDSIERNIAVGDEYPDKEKLRHAIKVANIHDFIDGLPLGLNTKIGAEGNGISQGQRQRMLIARAVYKNPEYLFFDEATNALDANNERIIMNNLGEFFNGRTVVIVAHRLSTVSNADNIILLDKGRIIEQGSHFELTALKGSYYQLVKNQLELGT, from the coding sequence ATGAAGCCCTTTGTATTTTACAAACAACATGATCAAATGGATTGTGGCCCAGCTTGTTTACGCATGGTAGCTAAACATTACGGGCGTAATTTTCGCCTGCAAAACCTGCGCGAGCTTTGCGAGATCAACAAAGAGGGCGTATCCATGTTAGGCATGAGCGATGCGATTGAAAAGATAGGTTTCAGGTCGTTAGGAGTTAAGCTTAGCATTGCCGGTTTAAAAGAAGCCGAATTGCCTTGTATTTTACATTGGCGACAGAACCATTTTGTGGTACTTTACAAAATAAAAAATAATAAATTTTACATAGCCGACCCAGCAAATGGCCTGGTTGTAATTAACGAGGATGATTTTAACCGCAACTGGTTAAGTACCGCCGATGGCAACGAAGGTATAGCACTATTGCTGAGCCCAACACCACTATTTTATGAACAGGAAGACGAAAAAGGCAGCGAACTGCGCTGGGGCTTTTTATTGCGCTACCTGGTCACTTATCGCCAATTGGTAACCCAGCTTTTATTTGGCCTGGGTATAGGCAGTTTACTACAGTTAATAACCCCGTTTTTAACGCAATCTATAGTTGATATCGGTATTAATACACGCAACCTTAATTTTATTTACATTATCCTGTTTGCACAAACTGCCCTGATCATCGGGCGGGCAAGTGTTGATTTTATCCGGTCGTGGATTTTGCTGCACATCAGTACCAGGGTAAACATATCCATCCTCACCGACTTCTTAATTAAGCTTATGAAATTGCCTATCAGTTTTTTTGATACCAAAATGACGGGCGATATTATGCAGCGAATGAACGATCAGAAAAAAATTGAAGGTTTTTTGACGGGATCAACCTTAAGTACTTTATTCTCGTTATTTAACCTTTTAATATTTTCAGTTGTGTTGGCCTATTACAATGCCACCATATTTTTGGTATTTGCAACATGCAGCGCCCTTTATACCATTTGGATAATGCTGTTTTTAAAACGCCGGCGCGAATTGAATTATAAAAGTTTTGATGTGGCTTCAAAAAACCAGAGCAGCATTGTACAATTGGTAGGCGGCATGCAGGAAATTAAGCTTAACAACTGCGAACAGCAAAAACGCTGGGAGTGGGAACACATACAAGCCCGTTTGTTTAAGTTTAACGTTAAAAGCCTTGCCTTAAGCCAGTATCAGCAAGGCGGGGCTACATTTATTAACGAAGGCAAAAACCTGCTTATTACCTTTTTAAGTGCGCAGGCGGTTATTAATGGGAATTTAACTTTAGGTGCAATGGTGGCAGTGCAATATATTGTAGGTCAACTAAGCAGCCCAATAGAGCAATTGCTGGGCTTTATACAAGGGTTTCAGGATGCCCGCATCAGTTTAGAGCGCTTAAACGAAATTCACCAGATGGCCGACGAAGAACCATTGGATAAAGAATGGAACCATACCCTGCCCGAAAATAAAAGTTTAAGCCTTGCCAACATTACATTCCGTTATCCGGGAGCAGGGAACGAGCCTGTGCTGGAGAACATCAGCTTTCAAATTCCGCAAGGTAAAACAACAGCTATTGTGGGCATGAGCGGTAGTGGTAAAACCACAGTATTAAAACTGCTGCTCCGTTTTTATGAACCGCAAAAAGGCGAAATTAAAGTAGGCGGACACCCCATAAACAATATTGGCTTTAAAACCTGGCGCAGCCAGTGTGGGGTGGTAATGCAGGATGGCTTCATATTTTCTGACAGTATTGAACGTAACATTGCGGTGGGTGATGAATACCCCGACAAAGAAAAACTACGCCACGCTATAAAGGTTGCCAACATACATGATTTTATTGATGGCTTGCCATTGGGATTAAATACCAAAATAGGTGCCGAAGGTAATGGAATAAGCCAAGGGCAGCGGCAGCGGATGCTGATAGCAAGAGCTGTTTACAAAAATCCCGAATACCTGTTTTTTGACGAAGCTACCAATGCCCTTGATGCTAATAACGAACGGATAATTATGAATAACCTGGGCGAGTTTTTTAACGGACGCACGGTGGTGATAGTAGCGCACCGCCTAAGTACAGTAAGTAATGCAGATAATATAATTTTATTAGATAAAGGCCGGATAATTGAGCAGGGAAGTCATTTTGAGCTTACGGCACTGAAAGGAAGCTATTATCAACTGGTTAAAAACCAACTGGAATTGGGAACTTGA
- a CDS encoding bacteriocin-like protein, with protein sequence MEMQKKLSREEMKAITGGKLACNCQCNGAGTWSASYSSSAAAYHDLQTYCSGGGSCHCTEPAA encoded by the coding sequence ATGGAAATGCAGAAAAAACTTTCAAGAGAAGAGATGAAAGCCATTACTGGTGGAAAATTGGCTTGTAACTGCCAGTGCAATGGCGCAGGCACCTGGAGTGCTTCATACAGCTCATCAGCGGCCGCGTATCATGATCTTCAAACCTATTGCAGCGGCGGAGGTTCTTGCCACTGTACAGAACCTGCAGCATAG
- a CDS encoding GNAT family N-acetyltransferase: protein MSTILEITPLNNAYCDQIINIILPIQQIEFNVPVTLEGQPDLLDIETNYHQTGGNFWGAKINGELVGTIALIVIDGKAGALRKMFVRKEYRGKELGIAQRLLDELIAYCRLQDITAIYLGTVDMLKAAHRFYEKNGFTQLAKQNLPPSFPLMGADNIFYELHLNN, encoded by the coding sequence ATGAGTACAATACTTGAAATTACCCCCTTAAACAATGCTTACTGTGATCAGATCATCAATATTATACTGCCCATACAACAAATAGAATTTAATGTACCGGTAACACTGGAGGGGCAGCCCGATTTATTGGATATCGAAACCAATTACCACCAAACCGGCGGCAACTTTTGGGGTGCCAAAATTAATGGCGAACTGGTGGGCACCATAGCCTTAATAGTCATCGACGGTAAAGCCGGGGCATTACGCAAAATGTTTGTACGCAAAGAGTACCGGGGTAAGGAACTTGGCATTGCGCAGCGTTTGCTGGATGAATTGATTGCTTATTGCAGGCTACAGGATATTACAGCTATATACCTGGGCACGGTAGATATGCTGAAGGCGGCACACCGTTTTTACGAAAAAAATGGCTTTACGCAATTGGCCAAACAGAATTTGCCCCCATCGTTTCCGCTGATGGGTGCCGATAATATTTTTTATGAGTTACATTTGAACAATTAA
- a CDS encoding MarR family winged helix-turn-helix transcriptional regulator, translated as MNVIDESGILAISTRLQRLADTLRKDGVLIYKANNIDFEPKWFPVIYTLHYKPVLSVVELANEIGYTHPSTISLLKELEKEKLIRSKKDKADERKRLVLLTAKGQELVERMRPVWAIIKAAAAELTNTQNNIMKAIDEVEEQISLQSFFARAQRLKSEGKQMD; from the coding sequence ATGAATGTTATTGATGAATCGGGCATTTTAGCCATCAGTACCCGGCTGCAGCGCCTGGCTGATACCCTGCGCAAAGATGGCGTGCTGATTTACAAAGCCAACAATATTGATTTTGAGCCCAAGTGGTTCCCGGTTATTTATACCCTGCATTATAAACCTGTACTTAGTGTTGTTGAGCTGGCTAATGAAATTGGCTATACCCACCCCTCCACCATCAGCCTGCTGAAGGAGCTGGAAAAAGAAAAACTTATCCGGTCGAAGAAAGACAAGGCCGACGAACGCAAACGCCTGGTACTACTTACGGCCAAAGGCCAGGAACTGGTGGAGCGCATGCGCCCCGTGTGGGCCATTATTAAAGCCGCCGCCGCTGAACTTACCAATACCCAAAACAACATCATGAAAGCCATTGATGAAGTAGAAGAACAAATAAGCCTGCAAAGCTTTTTCGCCCGGGCGCAGCGGTTAAAGAGTGAGGGGAAGCAAATGGATTGA
- the uvrB gene encoding excinuclease ABC subunit UvrB codes for MDFNLTSQYFPTGDQPEAIRQLVEGVNNGDPFQTLLGVTGSGKTFTVANVIQQTQKPTLILSHNKTLAAQLYGEFKQFFPENAVNYFVSYYDYYQPEAFIPTTNTYIEKDLQINEEIEKLRLRTTSALMSGRRDVIVVSSISCIYGMGNPEDFAQSVFKFAVGTRISRNAFLHRLVEILYARTTADFKRGTFRVKGDTVDIFPAYMDHAYRISFFGDDIEELTTFDVSTGKTIEKMTHMVVYPANLYVAPRERFVQSIWAIQEELETRKKQFINDGRFLEAKRLEERVNYDLEMIRELGYCSGIENYSRFFDGRLPGARPFCLLDYFPDDYLMVIDESHVTVPQIRAMYGGDRSRKMSLVDYGFRLPAALDNRPLNFQEFEKLAPQTVYVSATPGDFELEKSEGVVVQQVIRPTGLLDPVIEIRPVINQVDDLLDEVDRTIKMGDRVLVTTLTKRMAEELAKYMDRLGIKCRYIHSEVKTLQRVEILRGLRLGEFDVLIGINLLREGLDLPEVSLVAILDADKEGFLRSERSLIQTIGRAARNDRGRVIMYADKITDSMQITMDETNRRREIQIAYNTAHGITPTTVGKSREEIMEQTSVVDFKGGVQKAYVEADMATLAADPIVQYMTKPDLKKSIDNTKKEMLAAAKNMDFLLAAKLRDEMFALEKMMEEKF; via the coding sequence ATGGATTTTAATTTAACTTCCCAATACTTCCCCACCGGCGATCAGCCTGAAGCCATCAGGCAACTGGTTGAAGGTGTAAACAATGGCGATCCGTTCCAGACACTTTTAGGCGTTACAGGGTCGGGCAAAACATTCACGGTGGCCAATGTTATCCAGCAAACACAAAAACCCACGCTGATACTAAGCCACAATAAAACCCTTGCAGCTCAGCTTTATGGCGAGTTTAAGCAGTTTTTTCCGGAGAACGCAGTTAACTATTTTGTATCCTATTACGATTATTACCAGCCCGAAGCTTTTATACCCACCACCAACACCTACATTGAAAAGGATTTACAGATAAACGAGGAAATTGAAAAGCTGCGCCTGCGCACAACTTCGGCTTTGATGTCGGGCCGAAGGGATGTGATCGTGGTGTCGTCTATATCGTGCATTTACGGTATGGGTAACCCCGAGGATTTCGCGCAATCGGTATTCAAATTCGCGGTGGGCACCCGCATCAGCAGGAATGCTTTTTTACACCGTTTGGTGGAGATATTATATGCCCGCACCACCGCCGATTTTAAGCGCGGTACTTTCAGGGTTAAGGGCGATACGGTGGATATTTTCCCGGCCTATATGGACCACGCCTACCGCATTTCCTTTTTTGGCGATGATATTGAAGAACTGACGACTTTTGACGTAAGCACCGGCAAAACCATCGAGAAAATGACCCATATGGTGGTTTACCCCGCCAACCTGTATGTAGCCCCGCGCGAACGTTTTGTGCAATCCATCTGGGCTATACAGGAAGAATTGGAAACCCGTAAAAAGCAGTTTATAAACGATGGCCGTTTCCTGGAAGCCAAACGCCTGGAAGAGCGGGTTAATTACGACCTGGAAATGATCCGCGAGCTGGGCTATTGCTCTGGTATCGAGAATTATTCGCGCTTTTTTGATGGGCGTTTACCGGGGGCGAGGCCCTTCTGTTTATTGGATTATTTCCCGGATGATTACCTCATGGTGATTGATGAAAGCCACGTAACAGTACCGCAGATCAGGGCAATGTATGGTGGCGATAGGTCGCGCAAGATGTCATTGGTCGATTATGGCTTTAGGCTGCCGGCTGCGCTGGATAACCGGCCACTCAACTTCCAGGAATTTGAAAAACTGGCACCGCAAACAGTTTATGTAAGTGCTACACCTGGTGATTTTGAATTGGAAAAATCGGAAGGCGTAGTGGTTCAGCAGGTTATACGTCCTACGGGGTTGTTAGATCCGGTAATAGAAATCAGGCCGGTAATAAACCAGGTGGATGATTTGTTAGATGAGGTTGATCGTACTATAAAAATGGGCGACCGGGTTTTGGTAACTACCCTCACCAAACGTATGGCCGAAGAACTGGCTAAATACATGGACAGGTTGGGTATTAAATGCCGTTACATTCACTCCGAAGTGAAAACCCTGCAAAGGGTAGAAATTTTGAGGGGATTGCGCCTGGGCGAGTTTGATGTACTGATAGGCATTAACTTATTACGCGAGGGACTGGATTTACCCGAAGTTTCGCTGGTGGCCATCCTTGATGCTGATAAAGAAGGTTTTTTAAGGTCGGAACGGTCATTAATCCAAACCATTGGCCGCGCTGCACGAAACGACCGTGGCCGGGTTATTATGTATGCGGATAAAATTACCGATTCGATGCAGATAACGATGGATGAGACTAACCGCAGAAGAGAAATCCAAATTGCTTACAATACAGCCCATGGCATTACACCAACTACGGTAGGCAAATCCCGCGAAGAGATTATGGAGCAAACATCCGTTGTCGACTTTAAAGGCGGCGTTCAAAAAGCTTATGTAGAGGCGGATATGGCAACTTTAGCGGCCGACCCTATTGTTCAATACATGACCAAACCCGATCTGAAAAAATCAATAGACAATACCAAAAAAGAGATGCTTGCTGCCGCCAAAAATATGGACTTCCTGTTGGCAGCCAAACTGCGCGATGAAATGTTTGCGCTGGAGAAAATGATGGAGGAGAAATTTTAG